GACGCGCTGGGTTCCCTTAAACAGCTCGCCAATGTCAAGCTCACTCCGGAGCAGCAGAAGGTCGTGGATGACCTCAAGGCCCAGCTTCAAAAACTGATGGGTAACCAGGCTGCTTCCGACGCCACGAAGGCTGCGGGCAATCTACTGAACAAGTAACCATCAAACAGAATAGAAAAGGACAAGCGTGACAGCGATCACGACTGAAGGGTTGATGAAGGCCCGCTTGTTTTCGTTCGTGCGGGTCGAAGTGCTCGTTCTGATTGGGACATCCTGTGGACTGCTGCGGGCTCAGCCGGCGCCGTCGGAGGACAAAAGGCCGAAGTGGGAAAGCAGCGCCTTCGCCGGATTGACCCTGACCCGCGGGAACAGCGACACCCTGCTCGGCACCGCGAACGTCCTCACCGGTAAAAAGTGGGGCCACAATGAATTGAGTCTCGGCGCCGATGGCACGTACGGTGAAACGAAACTGCCGGGTGGGACGAACACAACGAAAAACGCCGAGTCCATCCACGGTTTCGGCCAGTACAACTGGCTGTTCGGTGAGCGGGCTTATGGCCTCGGCAGGGTGGACGCGCTGCACGACGCCATCGCGGACGTTGAATACCGCGTCACGCTCAGTCTCGGCGCCGGTTACTACTTCGTCAAAACGACGAATACGGTCCTGAGCGGGGAAGTCGGACCCGGCTATGTGTTCGAGAAACTTGGCAGCGATGACAACAGCTATGCCACGCTGCGCGTCGGAGAGAAGTTCACCCAGAAACTCAGCAGTCATTCCCGGTTGTGGCAGTCTGCGGAACTCCTGCCGCAGGTCACCGATTTCGGCAATTACATCGTCAACGCCGAGCTGGGCGTGGAGGCGGACATCAACACGCACCTGGGCTTGAACACGGTTTTGCAGGACACCTACAAGAATCATCCGGCGGCGGGACGAAAGCAAAACGACCTCAAGCTGATTGCCGGCTTAAAGTATAAATTTTAATCCGCTGGACTACAGCGATTCAATTCATGGCTCTGTCAATTCCTTTCCTGAGCGCGGGCAGTTCCTATAAATGGCGGTTCTTTCGCGCCGGCGGTTTCGATCAGGTGCGTTTGGAATCCGGCGCCGACCTGCTCGCGTTGGAGCAGCTCGACCTCAAGCTTTGGGCGGCGTTGAGTTGCCCCACACGCGGCCTCGAATTCGACGGCAGGACGCTCGATCTGCTCGATACCGACAAAGACGGCCGGGTCCGCGCGCCGGAAATTATCTCGGCAGTCAAATGGACGGCTTCGCTGCTGCGCGATCCGGGCGAGATTCTGAAAGGCGCGGACGCGTTGCCGCTCTCCTCCATCAATGACGCCACGCCGGAAGGCAAGCAGGTGCTCGCGTCGGCGAAACAGATTCTGGCCAATCTCGGCAACAAGGACGCAACGGCCGTCTCGGCTGCGGATACCGCCGACACCGTGAAAATCTTCGCGGCCACAAATTTCAATGGCGATGGCATTATCCCGGTGGATTCCGCGGAAGACGACAGCACGAAGGCCGTCATCAACGACATCGCCGCCTGCCTTGGCACCGTGACGGACCGGAGCGGCAAACCCGGAGTCAATCAGGAGAAGGCGGACAGGTTTTTCGCCGAGTG
This genomic stretch from Candidatus Angelobacter sp. harbors:
- a CDS encoding DUF481 domain-containing protein, which gives rise to MTAITTEGLMKARLFSFVRVEVLVLIGTSCGLLRAQPAPSEDKRPKWESSAFAGLTLTRGNSDTLLGTANVLTGKKWGHNELSLGADGTYGETKLPGGTNTTKNAESIHGFGQYNWLFGERAYGLGRVDALHDAIADVEYRVTLSLGAGYYFVKTTNTVLSGEVGPGYVFEKLGSDDNSYATLRVGEKFTQKLSSHSRLWQSAELLPQVTDFGNYIVNAELGVEADINTHLGLNTVLQDTYKNHPAAGRKQNDLKLIAGLKYKF